From Vidua macroura isolate BioBank_ID:100142 chromosome 5, ASM2450914v1, whole genome shotgun sequence, the proteins below share one genomic window:
- the LOC128808219 gene encoding zinc finger protein 501-like isoform X1 — MGLVFLWECSGKEGCSSGNPVGKHCLWGSIQMEPAMESIFSIFQSPGRSDAAGYPGDCVLGDSEEEKGFPENLKQEELPQVLEAQSPERGTACDFSPHKETDSRKVILGTDGQKLHCEEKPFKCPECGKGFKGHCRLLTHLQIHTREKVFVCAECGKSFSRKANLVAHQRVHTGERPYKCKECEKTFSRASSLLAHHKTHLKKKVFSCTICRKNFSGNTALLQHQRVHADEKSCRHSEHGNSFSVSSNFIRHQHLRERPSEHTADANQPEFTSLHQKEQRCDAEESEMDHWNLVSEELKKMRENMDMLLLNQRSQLQVLQEIQKQLNTLLPGNALLNSNVYSLGLLLGQQAAAAASISCPLFNPSSLLSCEGASALSLSSASGALPAPQLPISRDPVASAACSALCCERVQCKHL, encoded by the exons atgggcctggtcttcctctgggaatgcagcgGGAAAgaaggctgctcctctgggaatccagtgggaaaacaTTGCCTGTGGGGTTCcatccag ATGGAGCCAGCAATGGAGtccatattttccattttccagagCCCCGGGAGGAGTGATGCAGCAGGATATCCAG GGGACTGCGTTTTGGGGGACAGTGAGGAGGAGAAAGGCTTTCCTGAAAACCTAAAGCAAGAGGAGCTGCCTCAGGTACTTGaagcccagagcccagagaggGGCACAGCCTGTGATTTTTCCCCTCATAAAGAGACTGACTCCAGGAAAGTCATCCTTGGCACTGATGGCCAGAAACTGCACTGTGAAGAGAAACCCTTCAAGTGTCCAgaatgtgggaagggcttcaaggGGCACTGCAGGCTTCTGACCCACCTGCAAATCCACACAAGAGAAaaggtgtttgtgtgtgcagaatgtgggaagagcttcagcagGAAGGCCAACCTGGTGGCTCACCAGAGAGTCCATACAGGGGAGAGGCCTTACAAGTGCAAGGAGTGTGAGAAAACCTTCAGCCGTGCCTCAAGCCTCCTTGCTCACCACAAAACCcatctgaaaaagaaagtattttcctGCACCATATGCAGAAAGAACTTCAGTGggaacacagctctgctgcagcatcagAGAGTCCATGCAGATGAGAAGTCCTGTAGGCATTCAGAGCATGGAAATAGCTTCAGTGTGAGCTCAAACTTCATCAGACACCAACATCTGAGAGAGAGACCCAGTGAACACACAGCAG ATGCAAATCAACCTGAATTTACATCTCTGCATCAGAAAGAGCAAAGGTGTGATGCAGAGGAAAGTGAGATGGATCACTGGAATCTTGTTTCTGAAGAGT TgaagaaaatgagggaaaacaTGGATATGCTTCTCCTGAATCAGCGAAGTCAGCTGCAGGTGCTTCAGGAAATTCAGAAGCAACTGAATACACTGCTCCCAGGCAATGCTCTCCTGAATTCCAATGTTTATAGCTTAGGACTCCTGCTAGGACAGCAGGCGGCTGCTGCAGCGTCCATTTCTTGCCCCCTTTTTAATCCCAGCAGTCTCCTCTCCTGTGAAGGTGCCAGTGCCTTATCCCTTTCATCTGCCTCTGGAGCTCTGCCTGCACCTCAGCTCCCCATCTCTCGAGATCCTGTGGCTTCTGCAGCTTGCTCAGCATTGTGCTGTGAACGTGTCCAGTGTAAACATCTGTGA
- the LOC128808219 gene encoding zinc finger protein 572-like isoform X2, translating into MEPAMESIFSIFQSPGRSDAAGYPGDCVLGDSEEEKGFPENLKQEELPQVLEAQSPERGTACDFSPHKETDSRKVILGTDGQKLHCEEKPFKCPECGKGFKGHCRLLTHLQIHTREKVFVCAECGKSFSRKANLVAHQRVHTGERPYKCKECEKTFSRASSLLAHHKTHLKKKVFSCTICRKNFSGNTALLQHQRVHADEKSCRHSEHGNSFSVSSNFIRHQHLRERPSEHTADANQPEFTSLHQKEQRCDAEESEMDHWNLVSEELKKMRENMDMLLLNQRSQLQVLQEIQKQLNTLLPGNALLNSNVYSLGLLLGQQAAAAASISCPLFNPSSLLSCEGASALSLSSASGALPAPQLPISRDPVASAACSALCCERVQCKHL; encoded by the exons ATGGAGCCAGCAATGGAGtccatattttccattttccagagCCCCGGGAGGAGTGATGCAGCAGGATATCCAG GGGACTGCGTTTTGGGGGACAGTGAGGAGGAGAAAGGCTTTCCTGAAAACCTAAAGCAAGAGGAGCTGCCTCAGGTACTTGaagcccagagcccagagaggGGCACAGCCTGTGATTTTTCCCCTCATAAAGAGACTGACTCCAGGAAAGTCATCCTTGGCACTGATGGCCAGAAACTGCACTGTGAAGAGAAACCCTTCAAGTGTCCAgaatgtgggaagggcttcaaggGGCACTGCAGGCTTCTGACCCACCTGCAAATCCACACAAGAGAAaaggtgtttgtgtgtgcagaatgtgggaagagcttcagcagGAAGGCCAACCTGGTGGCTCACCAGAGAGTCCATACAGGGGAGAGGCCTTACAAGTGCAAGGAGTGTGAGAAAACCTTCAGCCGTGCCTCAAGCCTCCTTGCTCACCACAAAACCcatctgaaaaagaaagtattttcctGCACCATATGCAGAAAGAACTTCAGTGggaacacagctctgctgcagcatcagAGAGTCCATGCAGATGAGAAGTCCTGTAGGCATTCAGAGCATGGAAATAGCTTCAGTGTGAGCTCAAACTTCATCAGACACCAACATCTGAGAGAGAGACCCAGTGAACACACAGCAG ATGCAAATCAACCTGAATTTACATCTCTGCATCAGAAAGAGCAAAGGTGTGATGCAGAGGAAAGTGAGATGGATCACTGGAATCTTGTTTCTGAAGAGT TgaagaaaatgagggaaaacaTGGATATGCTTCTCCTGAATCAGCGAAGTCAGCTGCAGGTGCTTCAGGAAATTCAGAAGCAACTGAATACACTGCTCCCAGGCAATGCTCTCCTGAATTCCAATGTTTATAGCTTAGGACTCCTGCTAGGACAGCAGGCGGCTGCTGCAGCGTCCATTTCTTGCCCCCTTTTTAATCCCAGCAGTCTCCTCTCCTGTGAAGGTGCCAGTGCCTTATCCCTTTCATCTGCCTCTGGAGCTCTGCCTGCACCTCAGCTCCCCATCTCTCGAGATCCTGTGGCTTCTGCAGCTTGCTCAGCATTGTGCTGTGAACGTGTCCAGTGTAAACATCTGTGA